One part of the Glycine soja cultivar W05 chromosome 11, ASM419377v2, whole genome shotgun sequence genome encodes these proteins:
- the LOC114377261 gene encoding probable leucine-rich repeat receptor-like serine/threonine-protein kinase At3g14840 gives MRSVSSPGFFFLLFLAAFSFANFASGATLLQDEVKALEDIAKTLGKKDWDFNVDPCSGQRNWTSAVQVKGSENNVTCDCTFANGTVCHVTNILLKSQNLPGTLPRDLFRLPFLQEIDLTRNYLNGTIPKEWGSTKLAIISLLGNRLTGSIPIEIANISTLQSLVLEGNQLSGNLPPELGNLTQIQRLLLSSNNFIGELPVTLVKLTTLQDIRIGDNQFSGKIPNFIQSLTSLQKLVIQGSGLSGPIPSGISFLENLTDLRISDLNGSEHSLFPQLNQMKNLKYLILRNCNINGTLPPYLGNMTTLKNLDLSFNKLTGPIPSTYDALRKVDYIYLTGNLLNGQVPAWTEKSDNVDISFNNFSVTSQGSTCQIGNVNLFASSMTHNDSGTVACLGSSVCQETLYSLHINCGGKIVTDNGSTYDDDSDTGGPARFHRSGTKNWAYINTGNFMDNDAGAYYIVQNKTLLSMDNVDLYMDARVSPISLTYYGFCLGNGNYTVNLHFAEIMFIDDQTFNSLGRRVFDIYIQGALVKKDFDIVEEAGGIGKAVITSFTAVVTSNTLEIRLYWAGKGTTSLPFRSVYGPLISAISVEPDFTPPSKNKSSISVGVVVGVVAAGAVVIILVLGILWWKGCFGKKSSLERELQGLDLRTGLFTLRQIKAATNNFDVANKIGEGGFGPVYKGCFSDGTLIAVKQLSSKSRQGNREFLNEIGMISALQHPHLVKLYGCCVEGDQLLLVYEYMENNSLARALFGAEEHQIKLDWTTRYKICVGIARGLAYLHEESRLKIVHRDIKATNVLLDQDLNPKISDFGLAKLDEEDNTHISTRIAGTFGYMAPEYAMHGYLTDKADVYSFGIVALEIINGRSNTIHRQKEESFSVLEWAHLLREKGDIMDLVDRRLGLEFNKEEALVMIKVALLCTNVTAALRPTMSSVVSMLEGKIVVDEEFSGETTEVLDEKKMEKMRLYYQELSNSKEEPWTASSTSVADLYPVGLDSSYLEKRD, from the exons ATGAGATCAGTAAGTTCCCCtggtttcttcttccttttgtttCTTGCTGCCTTTAGCTTTGCCAACTTTGCTTCTGGAGCCACTCTGCTTCAAGATGAAG TGAAAGCTCTGGAAGATATAGCCAAGACACTTGGGAAGAAGGACTGGGATTTCAACGTAGATCCGTGCAGTGGACAACGTAATTGGACTTCTGCGGTTCAAGTGAAAGGGAGTGAAAACAATGTCACATGTGATTGTACCTTTGCCAATGGCACCGTCTGCCATGTCACCAACAT ACTTTTGAAATCACAAAACCTCCCTGGCACTCTCCCTCGGGATTTGTTCAGGTTGCCTTTCCTTCAAGAAAT TGACCTTACTCGCAACTACCTAAACGGTACAATTCCTAAAGAATGGGGCTCCACGAAACTTGCCATAAT TTCCCTCCTAGGAAATCGATTAACAGGTTCAATACCAATAGAGATAGCAAACATATCCACTCTTCAAAGTTT GGTCTTGGAGGGCAATCAACTGTCTGGAAATCTTCCTCCTGAGCTTGGGAATCTAACCCAAATTCAAAGACT GCTACTTTCCTCCAACAATTTTATTGGAGAATTACCAGTAACATTGGTCAAGCTCACTACGTTGCAGGATAT TCGAATTGGGGATAATCAATTCTCTGGGAAGATACCTAATTTTATTCAAAGCTTGACAAGTCTCCAAAAACT AGTGATTCAAGGGAGTGGATTAAGCGGGCCAATTCCGTCTGGAATTTCATTTCTAGAAAACTTAACGGACTT GAGAATTAGTGATCTGAATGGATCTGAACATTCTCTTTTCCCACAACTTAATCAGATGAAGAACTTGAAATATCT GATTCTAAGGAATTGCAACATCAATGGAACACTACCTCCATATCTTGGGAATATGACAACTTTAAAAAACTT AGACCTTAGCTTTAACAAATTGACTGGACCAATTCCAAGTACCTATGATGCCCTAAGAAAAGTGGATTACAT ATATTTAACTGGGAATCTTCTCAATGGACAAGTACCTGCATGGACAGAGAAAAGTGACAATGT GGATATTTCATTTAACAACTTCAGCGTCACAAGCCAAGGGAGTACATGTCAAATTGGAAATGT GAACTTGTTTGCTAGCTCTATGACGCACAATGACTc AGGAACAGTTGCATGCTTAGGAAGCAGTGTCTGTCAAGAAA CGTTATATTCTCTTCATATAAATTGTGGAGGAAAGATAGTAACAGACAATGGAAGCACATATGATGATGATTCAGATACTGGAGGTCCAGCAAGATTTCACCGAAGTGGAACAAAAAATTGGGCATATATCAATACTGGTAACTTTATGGATAATGACGCTGGCGCCTATTATATCGTGCAAAATAAAACTTTGCTTTCTATGGACAATGTTGACCTATACATGGATGCTCGAGTTTCTCCCATTTCTCTTACTTACTATGGATTTTGCCTGGGAAATGGAAACTACACGGTTAATCTACATTTTGCGGAAATCATGTTCATTGATGATCAAACATTTAACAGCTTAGGAAGACGAGTATTTGACATCTATATTCAG GGAGCGCTAGTGAAGAAGGACTTTGATATTGTAGAAGAAGCAGGAGGAATTGGTAAGGCAGTCATCACATCATTCACTGCTGTTGTGACTAGTAATACCTTGGAGATCCGCTTGTATTGGGCTGGAAAAGGAACAACCAGTCTTCCATTTAGATCAGTATATGGTCCTCTTATATCAGCTATATCTGTGGAACCTG ATTTTACACCTCCTTCGAAAAACAAAAGTAGCATATCTGTAGGAGTTGTGGTTGGAGTTGTGGCAGCAGGAGCAGTTGTTATCATCCTTGTACTTGGTATACTTTGGTGGAAAGGCTGCTTCGGAAAGAAAAGTTCTTTAGAGAGAG AGCTacaaggtttagacctgcgaaCGGGTTTGTTTACTTTAAGACAAATCAAAGCAGCGACAAACAACTTTGATGTTGCCAATAAGATTGGAGAAGGAGGTTTTGGTCCTGTGTACAAG GGATGTTTCTCAGATGGAACACTAATAGCTGTCAAACAACTTTCTTCTAAATCAAGGCAAGGGAATCGTGAGTTTTTAAATGAGATAGGCATGATTTCTGCTCTGCAGCATCCTCATCTTGTTAAACTCTATGGATGTTGTGTGGAGGGAGATCAACTATTGTTGGTATATGAATATATGGAAAACAATAGTCTTGCTCGCGCTCTATTTG GCGCCGAAGAACACCAAATAAAATTGGACTGGACAACAAGATACAAGATTTGTGTTGGTATTGCTAGAGGTTTGGCATACCTCCATGAAGAATCAAGATTGAAGATTGTTCATAGGGACATTAAGGCAACTAATGTGTTGCTTGATCAAGATCTCAATCCAAAAATATCAGACTTTGGTTTGGCCAAGCTTGATGAAGAGGACAACACTCATATTAGCACCCGAATAGCTGGGACATT tGGATATATGGCTCCAGAATATGCCATGCATGGTTACTTGACTGATAAAGCAGACGTCTATAGCTTTGGAATTGTTGCTTTGGAAATCATAAACGGAAGGAGCAATACTATTCACCGACAAAAAGAAGAATCATTCTCTGTTCTTGAATGG GCACATCTGTTGAGAGAGAAAGGAGATATAATGGATCTAGTTGATAGAAGATTAGGTTTAGAGTTCAACAAAGAGGAGGCGCTAGTGATGATCAAGGTAGCTCTCTTATGCACTAATGTGACTGCAGCACTTAGGCCAACCATGTCATCGGTGGTCAGCATGCTAGAAGGAAAaattgttgttgatgaagaGTTTTCTGGAGAGACAACTGAGGTATTGgatgagaagaaaatggagaaaaTGAGATTGTATTACCAAGAGCTGAGTAACTCAAAGGAAGAACCATGGACAGCTTCATCTACTTCTGTAGCAGATCTTTATCCTGTGGGCCTAGATTCTTCTTACTTGGAGAAGAGAGATTAA